One part of the Cystobacter ferrugineus genome encodes these proteins:
- a CDS encoding aldehyde dehydrogenase family protein, with product MLAERYPYYLANRPRQPNAELAVTDKYSGEIVTRVALADAGAVEEAIAAAVRATGPMRRLAPYARQEVLEHCVRRFRERAEEFALALCIEAGKPLRDARGEVTRLIDTFKAAAEEAVRIEGEVLNLEVSPRAAGYRGFTQRVPVGPCSFITPFNFPLNLVAHKVAPAIAAGCPFVLKPSDRTPVSAMLMAEVLAETALPEGAFSVLPTRLADVGPFIEDDRLKLLSFTGSEKVGWELKARAGRKKVVLELGGNAACVVDGDQGERLDFVADRVAHGAFFQAGQSCISVQRVLVHESLYGALHRDAALSCLEEGAMG from the coding sequence ATGCTGGCTGAACGCTATCCGTATTACCTGGCCAACCGCCCGAGGCAGCCCAACGCGGAGTTGGCCGTGACCGACAAGTACTCGGGCGAGATCGTGACCCGCGTGGCGCTCGCGGACGCGGGTGCCGTGGAGGAGGCCATCGCCGCGGCGGTGCGCGCGACTGGCCCGATGCGGCGCCTGGCGCCCTACGCGCGGCAGGAGGTGCTCGAGCACTGTGTGCGCCGCTTCCGCGAGCGGGCCGAGGAGTTCGCGCTCGCGCTCTGCATCGAGGCGGGCAAACCCCTGCGCGACGCGCGAGGCGAGGTCACCCGGCTGATCGACACGTTCAAGGCGGCGGCCGAGGAGGCCGTGCGGATTGAGGGCGAGGTGCTGAACCTGGAGGTCTCACCGCGCGCGGCCGGCTACCGGGGCTTCACCCAACGCGTGCCCGTGGGTCCGTGCTCGTTCATCACCCCGTTCAACTTCCCGCTCAACCTGGTGGCGCACAAGGTGGCGCCCGCCATCGCCGCGGGCTGCCCCTTCGTGCTCAAGCCGTCGGACCGCACCCCCGTGAGCGCGATGCTCATGGCCGAGGTGCTCGCCGAGACGGCGCTCCCCGAGGGCGCCTTCTCCGTCCTCCCCACCCGCCTCGCGGACGTGGGGCCGTTCATCGAGGATGATCGGCTGAAGCTGCTGTCGTTCACCGGCTCGGAGAAGGTGGGCTGGGAGCTCAAGGCGCGCGCCGGCCGCAAGAAGGTGGTGTTGGAGCTGGGCGGCAACGCGGCGTGCGTGGTGGACGGCGACCAGGGCGAGCGCCTGGACTTCGTCGCGGACCGCGTGGCCCATGGCGCCTTCTTCCAGGCAGGACAGAGCTGCATCTCGGTGCAGCGCGTGCTCGTGCACGAGTCGCTGTACGGCGCGCTGCACCGAGATGCAGCTCTGTCCTGCCTGGAAGAAGGCGCCATGGGC
- a CDS encoding acetolactate synthase large subunit, whose protein sequence is MKASDLFVKALEAEGVRCVFGLPGEENLDLLESMRASGLRLVVTRHEQAAGFMAATWGRLTGRAGVCLATLGPGATNLVTAAAYAQLGGMPMVMVTGQKPIRASKQGHFQIVDVVGMMRPLTKSTRTLISAEHVSSAVREAFRRAEEERPGATHLELPEDVARELTDAAPLAPLTHRRPVADEASIAQAVETISSARRPLLMIGAGANRKLTSEMLRVFVDRVGMPFFSTQMGKGVVDETHPLWMGTAALSDGDFVHRAIEASDCIVNVGHDVIEKPPFVMRDSRRTVVHLNFSSAEVDPVYFPQVQVTGDIANAVWRIAEGVGGPRAHWDFSSFERARMGLDAQLARGIDDDRFPIYPARLVAEVRRAMPDDGIVCLDNGMYKLWFARYYRCRRPNTLLLDNALATMGAGLPSAIAARLVYPRRKVVAICGDGGFMMNSQELETAVRLRLDLTVVVVRDDGYGMIRWKQGEMGLPDFGMELGNPDFVRYAEAYGARGHRPASASEFGSTLARCLESGGVHVIDLPIDYSDNSRALGAGAEDVAAR, encoded by the coding sequence ATGAAGGCATCGGATCTGTTCGTCAAAGCCCTCGAAGCGGAGGGTGTGCGTTGTGTCTTCGGACTCCCAGGTGAGGAAAACCTGGACCTGCTCGAGTCGATGCGTGCCTCGGGCCTGCGCCTCGTCGTCACGCGCCACGAGCAGGCCGCGGGCTTCATGGCCGCCACGTGGGGCCGGCTCACCGGGCGCGCGGGCGTGTGCCTCGCGACGCTCGGGCCCGGCGCGACCAACCTCGTCACCGCCGCGGCCTATGCCCAGCTCGGCGGCATGCCCATGGTCATGGTCACCGGGCAGAAACCCATCCGGGCCAGCAAGCAGGGCCATTTCCAAATAGTCGACGTCGTGGGGATGATGCGGCCGCTCACCAAGTCCACCCGGACGCTCATCTCCGCCGAGCACGTCTCCTCGGCGGTGCGCGAGGCGTTCCGCCGCGCGGAAGAGGAGCGCCCCGGAGCCACGCACCTGGAGTTGCCCGAGGACGTGGCCCGTGAGCTCACCGACGCCGCGCCCCTCGCCCCCCTCACCCACCGCCGGCCCGTGGCCGACGAGGCCTCCATCGCCCAGGCCGTCGAGACCATCTCGTCCGCCCGCCGCCCGCTGCTCATGATCGGCGCGGGCGCCAACCGCAAGCTCACCTCGGAGATGCTCCGCGTCTTCGTGGACCGCGTGGGCATGCCCTTCTTCAGCACCCAGATGGGCAAGGGCGTGGTGGACGAGACACATCCGCTCTGGATGGGCACGGCGGCGCTCTCCGACGGGGACTTCGTCCACCGGGCCATCGAGGCCTCGGACTGCATCGTCAACGTGGGCCACGACGTCATCGAGAAGCCACCCTTCGTCATGCGCGACAGCCGCCGCACGGTCGTCCACCTGAACTTCTCGTCGGCCGAGGTGGACCCCGTGTACTTCCCACAGGTGCAGGTGACCGGCGACATCGCCAACGCGGTGTGGCGCATCGCCGAGGGCGTCGGCGGCCCGCGCGCGCACTGGGACTTCTCGTCCTTCGAGCGGGCCCGCATGGGACTCGACGCGCAGCTCGCGCGCGGCATCGACGATGACCGCTTCCCCATCTACCCCGCGCGGCTCGTGGCCGAGGTGCGGCGCGCCATGCCGGACGATGGAATCGTCTGCCTGGACAACGGCATGTACAAGCTCTGGTTCGCCCGCTACTACCGCTGCCGCCGGCCCAACACGCTGCTGCTCGACAACGCACTCGCGACCATGGGGGCCGGGCTCCCGTCCGCCATCGCGGCCAGGCTGGTGTACCCCCGGCGCAAGGTGGTCGCGATCTGCGGTGACGGTGGGTTCATGATGAACTCGCAGGAGCTGGAGACGGCGGTGCGCCTGCGGCTGGACCTGACGGTGGTCGTGGTACGCGACGACGGCTACGGGATGATCCGCTGGAAGCAGGGCGAGATGGGACTGCCGGACTTCGGAATGGAGCTGGGCAACCCGGACTTCGTCCGCTACGCCGAGGCGTACGGCGCACGAGGACACCGCCCGGCGAGCGCCTCGGAGTTCGGCTCCACGCTCGCGCGCTGCCTGGAGTCGGGCGGCGTGCACGTCATCGATCTGCCCATCGACTACTCGGACAACTCGCGCGCGCTCGGAGCCGGTGCCGAGGACGTCGCCGCACGCTGA
- a CDS encoding LysR substrate-binding domain-containing protein encodes MELRHLRYFSAVADTLHFGRAARHLHVSQPTLSQQIRQLEEELGSPLFERARTGVRLTQAGELFRTYASRALEDVDAGRVAVSALKGLATGALRVGYPPSMRGVVVPALAAVLRRHPRLALSAEEALVRRVERRLADGKLDVGLAYAPARSPDLDAEPVFDSRLALVVARGHALAAAESVGVKQLVDEPFALLSRGSRVRGRVDAYFDATRLAPHIALESNAVATVLAIVRAGLAVTVLPEPRLAEAERLVVKRLSPAPRSELAALLWRKGAPRTPAAELFAAEVRARAQESGA; translated from the coding sequence ATGGAGCTGCGCCACCTCCGCTACTTCTCCGCCGTCGCCGACACCCTCCACTTCGGACGTGCCGCGCGGCACCTCCACGTCTCCCAGCCCACGCTGTCGCAGCAGATCCGCCAGCTCGAGGAGGAGCTGGGCTCGCCGCTGTTCGAGCGAGCGCGCACGGGCGTGAGGCTGACGCAGGCGGGAGAGCTCTTCCGCACGTATGCCTCGCGCGCGCTGGAGGACGTGGACGCGGGCAGGGTGGCGGTGAGCGCGCTGAAGGGACTGGCCACGGGAGCGCTGCGCGTGGGTTATCCGCCGAGCATGCGTGGCGTCGTGGTCCCGGCGCTGGCCGCCGTGCTGCGCCGGCACCCGCGCCTGGCGCTGAGCGCCGAGGAGGCACTCGTGCGGCGGGTGGAGCGGCGCCTGGCCGACGGCAAGCTGGACGTGGGGTTGGCGTACGCGCCCGCGCGCTCGCCGGATCTGGACGCGGAGCCCGTCTTCGACAGCAGGCTCGCGCTCGTCGTCGCGCGGGGGCATGCGCTGGCGGCAGCGGAGTCCGTGGGGGTGAAGCAGCTCGTGGACGAGCCCTTCGCATTGCTCTCGCGAGGCTCGCGCGTGCGCGGGCGCGTGGATGCCTACTTCGATGCCACGCGGCTCGCACCGCACATCGCGCTCGAGTCGAACGCGGTGGCCACGGTGCTCGCGATCGTGCGCGCGGGCCTCGCCGTCACCGTGCTGCCCGAGCCGCGACTCGCCGAGGCCGAGCGGCTCGTGGTGAAGCGCCTGTCTCCGGCGCCGCGCTCCGAACTCGCGGCGCTGCTGTGGCGCAAGGGCGCGCCGCGCACACCCGCGGCGGAACTGTTCGCCGCGGAGGTACGTGCACGGGCCCAGGAGTCCGGGGCCTGA
- a CDS encoding GNAT family N-acetyltransferase, protein MDSHLEFLFEGLIGKNTYYQAQLGPPVRVEHTANYAVIDSGHETDTFNLVISKRLGEEGPALAGRVCGAFNARKLPAAWWTCDELREAPLLEALERHGFVEDEADVGMLADLRELPVLNPPAGLEIKQVERPEEVEAFGRIIASLFEPPDVYVMPFYEKVARLGRLAERPLKLFLGFVDGRPVGTSSIYLEGDGAHIFDISTLAEHRNRGYGSAITHFSLSFARSLGAKRGALQASADGVGIYRRMGFREVCTFRIYSNKRVLREGKPHL, encoded by the coding sequence ATGGATTCGCATCTCGAGTTCCTGTTCGAGGGGTTGATCGGGAAGAACACCTACTATCAGGCTCAGCTCGGTCCACCGGTTCGGGTCGAACACACGGCGAACTACGCGGTCATCGACTCCGGCCACGAGACCGACACCTTCAACCTGGTGATCAGCAAGAGGCTGGGTGAAGAAGGTCCGGCGCTGGCCGGGCGCGTCTGCGGGGCGTTCAACGCCAGGAAGCTGCCCGCGGCGTGGTGGACCTGCGATGAGCTCCGGGAAGCGCCGCTCCTGGAAGCACTCGAGCGCCACGGCTTCGTCGAGGACGAGGCCGACGTGGGGATGCTCGCGGATCTCCGTGAGCTTCCGGTGCTGAACCCACCCGCCGGATTGGAGATCAAACAGGTGGAGCGGCCGGAAGAGGTGGAAGCCTTCGGCCGCATCATCGCCTCGCTCTTCGAGCCGCCGGACGTCTACGTCATGCCCTTCTACGAGAAGGTGGCCCGGCTGGGGCGGCTCGCGGAGCGTCCGTTGAAGCTCTTCCTCGGGTTCGTCGACGGCCGCCCGGTGGGGACGAGCTCCATCTATCTGGAGGGGGACGGCGCCCACATCTTCGACATCAGCACCCTGGCCGAGCACCGCAATCGGGGTTACGGCTCGGCCATCACCCACTTCTCCCTGTCCTTCGCGCGCTCTCTCGGCGCGAAGCGCGGCGCCCTCCAGGCCTCGGCGGACGGAGTGGGCATCTATCGGCGGATGGGGTTCCGGGAGGTGTGCACGTTCCGGATCTACTCCAACAAGCGGGTGCTCAGGGAGGGCAAGCCCCACCTGTAG
- a CDS encoding LysR family transcriptional regulator — MPRTNLNDITVFMAVVDSGSFVAGGQALGMTRSAAGKAVMRLEDRLGVRLLNRTTRTLSLTDEGRAFYDRGLQIFAAVDEAEASVASRAGTPRGVLRLTVPDAFGRLVILPLLRKYLQAWPDVQAEVSFTDRVVDIIEEGFDLAVRIGVTDPDSRLVSRVVARYRALLCASPSYIAERGAPGGIDELANHDCLLFSSATRRQLWRFRGDDGAWVKAAGRSRLRLDSGEAIRDAAVSGAGIALLPDFLVAEDLAAGRLMQVLENLEVGEVKIVTLYPTRRLLEPRVRQFLDLMVSELGS, encoded by the coding sequence ATGCCGCGCACGAATCTGAATGACATCACCGTGTTCATGGCTGTCGTGGACAGCGGAAGCTTCGTGGCCGGTGGGCAGGCGTTGGGCATGACACGATCGGCGGCGGGCAAGGCCGTGATGCGTCTGGAAGACAGGCTCGGCGTACGCCTTCTGAACCGTACCACCAGGACGCTGAGCCTCACCGACGAAGGCCGGGCGTTCTACGACCGGGGTCTGCAGATCTTCGCGGCGGTCGATGAGGCCGAGGCGAGTGTGGCCAGTCGAGCCGGGACGCCGCGCGGCGTCCTGCGGCTGACCGTGCCCGATGCGTTCGGACGGCTGGTGATTCTTCCTCTGCTGAGGAAGTATCTACAGGCCTGGCCCGACGTCCAGGCCGAAGTGAGCTTCACCGATCGCGTGGTGGACATCATCGAGGAGGGGTTCGACCTGGCGGTACGGATTGGTGTCACGGATCCGGACTCGCGGCTGGTCTCCCGGGTAGTCGCCAGGTACAGAGCGCTGCTCTGCGCGTCTCCTTCCTACATCGCCGAGCGTGGCGCGCCTGGAGGGATCGATGAACTGGCAAACCATGATTGCCTGCTGTTCAGCAGTGCCACCAGAAGGCAGCTCTGGCGCTTTCGTGGCGACGATGGTGCCTGGGTGAAGGCGGCCGGACGAAGCCGTCTGCGGTTGGATAGTGGAGAGGCCATCCGGGATGCCGCCGTTTCCGGGGCGGGCATCGCGCTTCTTCCCGACTTTCTGGTGGCGGAGGATCTGGCCGCCGGCCGCCTCATGCAGGTGCTCGAGAACCTCGAGGTCGGCGAGGTGAAGATCGTGACGCTTTATCCGACCAGGCGTTTGCTGGAACCGCGCGTCAGACAGTTCCTCGACCTCATGGTCAGTGAACTTGGATCTTGA
- a CDS encoding acyltransferase family protein → MSTTTAALTEADNRRASGLLDFEAYQQTSYFNVLDGLRGLSIGLVLLHHVPSLRLPFLELLQLNGRYGVDLFFVISGYLICTLFLREEQRWGKIDLLRFYGRRSLRLMPLYYAVLLFECFLIFGLNQYSPQNQVLFKEKLPAYLFYYSNWLSTATQGPFFQSWSLAVEEQFYLAFGLLFLFWRRAVWWVVGALVLVKVMLFNFSPDTVARLPLSNVLFSYREPILLGVLAALLMNRKSSYEALSSLTRHPLALAGVALATVGWMCVHSFGFKSGFDAQALYLLMVLVVIGCVSRPDVFPLTHPWLLHVGKISYAVYLLHMTVINFVKKGLGDHPVAILVVSTAGSILVASLVYRYFEQPIIRFYKKRLSHQG, encoded by the coding sequence ATGAGCACCACGACCGCCGCACTGACCGAAGCTGACAACCGCCGCGCCTCGGGCCTGCTCGACTTCGAGGCCTACCAACAGACTTCCTACTTCAACGTCCTGGATGGCCTGCGCGGGCTCTCCATCGGGCTGGTGCTGTTGCACCACGTCCCGAGCCTGCGGTTGCCTTTCCTGGAGTTGCTGCAGCTCAATGGCCGCTACGGGGTGGATCTGTTCTTCGTCATCAGTGGCTATCTCATCTGCACCCTGTTCCTCCGGGAGGAGCAACGCTGGGGGAAGATCGATCTCTTGCGGTTCTACGGCCGACGCTCGCTCCGGCTGATGCCGCTGTACTACGCCGTGCTCCTGTTCGAGTGCTTCCTGATCTTCGGTCTGAACCAATACAGTCCGCAGAACCAGGTGCTCTTCAAGGAGAAGCTGCCGGCCTACCTGTTCTACTACAGCAACTGGCTGAGCACCGCGACGCAGGGCCCTTTCTTCCAGTCCTGGTCCCTCGCCGTCGAGGAGCAGTTCTATCTGGCTTTCGGGCTGCTCTTCCTCTTCTGGCGGCGCGCGGTGTGGTGGGTCGTGGGAGCGCTCGTTCTCGTGAAGGTGATGTTGTTCAACTTCTCTCCTGACACGGTGGCCAGGCTGCCCTTGTCCAACGTCCTGTTCAGCTATCGGGAGCCCATCCTGCTGGGGGTGCTGGCCGCCCTGCTGATGAACCGCAAGTCCTCCTATGAGGCCTTGAGCTCATTGACTCGCCATCCACTCGCACTGGCCGGGGTCGCGTTGGCCACGGTCGGCTGGATGTGCGTCCACTCCTTCGGCTTCAAGTCCGGTTTCGACGCCCAGGCGCTCTACCTGCTGATGGTCCTCGTCGTCATCGGCTGCGTGAGCCGGCCGGACGTGTTCCCTCTCACCCACCCGTGGCTCCTCCATGTCGGGAAGATCAGCTACGCCGTCTACCTCCTCCACATGACGGTGATCAATTTCGTCAAGAAGGGGCTGGGTGACCACCCGGTGGCGATCCTGGTCGTCTCCACCGCGGGGAGCATTCTCGTGGCGAGCCTGGTGTACCGATACTTCGAGCAGCCCATCATCCGGTTCTACAAGAAGCGCCTCTCCCACCAGGGTTGA
- a CDS encoding GNAT family N-acetyltransferase, whose protein sequence is MHPLTFRAATGADIPALIALVTAAYRGDASRAGWTTEADLLDGARIDAPGLRADLRRERSTILVAERDGRLLACAHVADEGGVGYFGMFAVDPGQQGGGIGKLVMQAAEAHAAREWGLSTMRMTVIDVRDELIAFYERRGYRRTGIKKPFPYGDERFGLPKRGDLRFEVLEKPLAGASA, encoded by the coding sequence ATGCATCCCCTGACCTTCCGTGCGGCCACCGGGGCCGACATCCCCGCCCTGATTGCCCTGGTCACCGCGGCCTACCGTGGTGACGCCAGCCGTGCCGGCTGGACCACCGAGGCCGATCTGCTCGATGGCGCGCGCATCGATGCACCGGGCCTGCGGGCCGACCTGCGGCGCGAGCGCTCGACCATCCTCGTCGCCGAGCGCGACGGCCGGCTGCTGGCCTGCGCGCATGTCGCCGACGAAGGCGGCGTGGGCTACTTCGGCATGTTCGCGGTCGATCCGGGCCAACAGGGTGGCGGCATCGGCAAGCTGGTGATGCAGGCCGCCGAGGCGCATGCCGCCCGCGAGTGGGGACTGTCGACGATGCGGATGACGGTGATCGACGTGCGCGACGAACTGATCGCCTTCTACGAGCGCCGCGGCTATCGCCGCACCGGGATCAAGAAGCCCTTCCCCTACGGCGATGAACGCTTTGGCCTGCCCAAGCGCGGCGACCTGCGCTTCGAGGTGCTGGAGAAGCCGCTGGCCGGGGCGTCGGCATGA
- a CDS encoding alpha/beta fold hydrolase: MLNEQITRGVGPSRIDIAYEQRGNPAHPTVLLVMGLAAQLVHWPLGFLEALVRRELHVVRFDNRDSGHSTHLREAPPADLPAALRGDLSSASYTLSDMAADAVGLLDVLNIDAAHVVGASMGGAIAQTLAIEHPKRVRSLTSMMSTTGDMAVGQVHPATMKSVFGGPPARTREEVVARAVRSYEIIGSPAFPADLAQVAEVAGLAYDRDHDEAAIARQAVATVASGDRTKRLRTLDVPTLVLHGFADTICDPSGGRATAAAIPGAELVLIEGMGHNLPPGLWERIADHIAAIVRRGEARTRPAPVTAPGGTHSD, encoded by the coding sequence ATGCTGAACGAACAGATCACGCGGGGCGTGGGGCCGTCGCGCATCGACATCGCCTACGAGCAGCGAGGCAACCCGGCACACCCGACCGTCTTGCTGGTGATGGGTCTTGCCGCCCAGCTCGTGCACTGGCCGCTCGGCTTTCTCGAGGCGCTCGTCAGACGAGAACTGCATGTCGTGCGCTTCGACAACCGCGACTCGGGGCACTCCACGCACCTGCGAGAGGCGCCGCCCGCCGATTTGCCCGCCGCACTCAGGGGAGATTTGTCATCGGCTTCGTACACCTTGTCGGACATGGCCGCCGATGCGGTGGGCCTGCTCGACGTGTTGAACATCGACGCCGCGCATGTCGTGGGCGCATCCATGGGAGGCGCGATCGCCCAGACCCTGGCGATCGAACACCCGAAGCGGGTGCGTTCACTCACGTCGATGATGTCGACCACCGGCGACATGGCGGTCGGACAGGTCCATCCCGCGACGATGAAGTCGGTGTTCGGAGGTCCTCCGGCGCGCACGCGCGAGGAGGTCGTCGCACGCGCCGTGCGGAGCTACGAAATCATCGGCTCACCGGCCTTTCCGGCGGACCTGGCCCAGGTGGCCGAGGTAGCCGGGCTCGCATACGACCGCGACCATGATGAAGCCGCGATCGCGCGCCAGGCCGTCGCGACGGTCGCCTCGGGCGACCGCACGAAGCGGCTGAGAACACTCGACGTGCCGACACTCGTGCTGCATGGGTTCGCCGACACGATCTGCGACCCGAGTGGTGGGCGCGCCACGGCAGCCGCCATCCCCGGTGCCGAACTCGTGCTCATCGAGGGGATGGGCCACAACCTCCCGCCGGGCCTCTGGGAGCGGATCGCCGACCACATTGCCGCGATCGTTCGGCGGGGCGAGGCGCGGACGCGACCTGCTCCCGTCACCGCACCGGGAGGCACTCACTCCGACTGA
- a CDS encoding S8 family serine peptidase, translating into MTPSPAVAAAKPTEPVQGPSTSDPRSLKDLLAPRAAALAPARVVTGGEASSEDGPAGAGVTSTAQGRHALVTGAGLTFHRTDRPVRSLNTHDVPGSSIQLYTWEEEQPDGRFQSHYAYSREGLLPLGRVRSTTYKIRLQDAEFDPLRDPNPRETSLLAADAGNRLLLVQFLAAPLPEFRESIEAMGGKVLRFLTDHTFLVEMDGDVRVRVEQLPYVRWIGDYHPEFRLERELKDAVMGLARRMPDTQRYSLMLGERGPARQNALVRQVRQLGGKVDLVEPGGLRIEATLTQEQVLRLARSNEVQFIERWGGPGEVDMDIVRETGGANHLETFEGWTGQGVRGEIFDTELLTTHQEWSTAPLVHSTSSTGTSYHGTSCYSHNFAKGVDPAARGLLPSGQGIFFRHSESTQFGGSKSRYTINQELTDPAGPYRAVFQTSSVGSALTTAYTTLSAEVDDYLFKHPILSTQSQSNTGSKSSRPQAWAKNIVSVGGVRHRNTLARTDDNWGSGGSIGPAADGRIKPDLSFFYDSVRGARGTGSTAYTEFSGTSSATPQTAGHFGLLFQMWHEGVWAGHGRKEDVFTSRPRMATAKALMINNAWRYNWLSGGSNGDLDRYKQGWGTSDLKRLHERAPRTSVIDESDLVTPLGVKSYDVMVTTDETELNVTLVYTDPMGTVGAAHARVNDLSLRVTSPSGVVYWGNNGLTAGNFSTAGGNSNTVDTVENVFIQNPAVGTWKVEVLGDEIVQDAHLETAAVDADYGLVVSGGLIQTQPGEE; encoded by the coding sequence ATGACGCCCTCGCCGGCCGTTGCGGCGGCGAAACCGACGGAGCCCGTGCAGGGGCCCTCCACATCCGACCCCCGCTCCCTGAAGGACCTGCTCGCGCCGCGGGCGGCCGCGCTGGCTCCCGCGCGCGTCGTCACGGGGGGCGAGGCCTCATCCGAAGACGGTCCGGCTGGCGCCGGCGTCACCTCCACGGCCCAGGGCCGCCATGCGCTGGTCACGGGGGCGGGACTCACCTTCCACCGCACCGACCGGCCCGTCCGCTCGCTGAACACCCACGACGTGCCCGGCTCGTCCATCCAGCTCTACACGTGGGAGGAAGAGCAACCTGATGGACGCTTCCAGTCCCACTATGCCTACAGCCGCGAGGGACTCCTCCCGCTCGGCCGCGTCCGCTCCACCACCTACAAGATCCGCCTCCAGGATGCGGAGTTCGATCCGCTGCGGGATCCCAACCCCCGCGAGACGAGTCTGCTGGCGGCGGACGCGGGCAACCGGCTGCTCCTGGTGCAGTTCCTGGCGGCGCCGCTGCCCGAGTTCCGCGAGAGCATCGAGGCGATGGGCGGCAAGGTGCTGCGCTTCCTCACCGATCACACCTTCCTGGTGGAGATGGACGGGGACGTGCGGGTCCGCGTGGAGCAACTGCCCTACGTGCGCTGGATCGGTGACTACCACCCCGAATTCCGGCTGGAGCGCGAGCTGAAGGACGCCGTGATGGGTCTGGCGCGGCGCATGCCGGACACGCAGCGCTACTCGCTCATGTTGGGCGAGCGGGGCCCGGCGCGGCAGAACGCCCTGGTGCGCCAGGTGCGGCAGCTAGGCGGCAAGGTGGACCTGGTGGAGCCGGGTGGCCTGCGCATCGAGGCGACGCTCACCCAGGAACAGGTCCTGCGACTGGCGCGCTCCAACGAGGTGCAGTTCATCGAGCGGTGGGGGGGTCCCGGCGAAGTGGACATGGACATCGTTCGCGAGACGGGCGGCGCCAACCACCTCGAGACGTTCGAGGGCTGGACGGGCCAGGGGGTGCGCGGCGAGATCTTCGACACCGAGCTGCTCACCACGCACCAGGAGTGGTCCACCGCCCCCCTCGTCCACAGCACGAGCTCCACGGGCACCAGCTACCACGGCACCAGCTGCTACAGTCATAACTTCGCCAAGGGCGTGGACCCGGCCGCGCGCGGCCTGCTGCCGAGCGGCCAGGGCATCTTCTTCCGCCACAGCGAGTCCACCCAGTTCGGCGGTAGCAAGTCGCGCTACACCATCAACCAGGAGCTGACGGATCCGGCCGGGCCCTATCGCGCCGTCTTCCAGACGTCCAGCGTGGGCAGCGCCCTGACGACCGCGTACACCACCCTCTCCGCCGAGGTGGACGACTATCTCTTCAAGCACCCCATCCTCAGCACCCAGTCGCAGAGCAATACCGGCAGCAAGAGCTCGCGGCCCCAGGCGTGGGCGAAGAACATCGTCTCGGTGGGCGGCGTGCGCCACAGGAACACGCTGGCGCGCACGGATGACAACTGGGGCTCGGGCGGCAGCATCGGCCCGGCGGCGGACGGACGCATCAAGCCGGACCTGTCCTTCTTCTACGACTCCGTCCGGGGCGCCAGGGGCACCGGCTCCACGGCCTACACCGAGTTCAGCGGCACCAGCTCCGCCACCCCGCAGACGGCGGGCCACTTCGGTCTGCTCTTCCAGATGTGGCACGAGGGCGTCTGGGCCGGCCATGGCCGCAAGGAGGATGTCTTCACCAGCCGCCCGCGGATGGCCACGGCCAAGGCGCTGATGATCAACAACGCCTGGCGCTACAACTGGCTGTCCGGTGGCTCCAACGGCGACCTGGATCGCTACAAGCAGGGCTGGGGCACGTCCGATCTCAAGCGTCTCCACGAACGCGCGCCCAGGACGAGTGTCATCGACGAATCGGACCTCGTCACCCCCCTGGGAGTGAAGAGCTACGACGTCATGGTCACCACGGATGAGACGGAGCTGAACGTCACGCTCGTCTATACGGATCCCATGGGCACGGTGGGCGCGGCCCACGCGCGAGTGAACGACCTATCGCTGCGGGTCACCTCGCCCTCGGGCGTGGTGTACTGGGGCAACAACGGTCTCACCGCGGGCAACTTCTCCACGGCTGGCGGCAACTCCAACACCGTGGACACCGTGGAGAACGTCTTCATCCAGAACCCGGCGGTCGGCACGTGGAAGGTGGAGGTGCTGGGCGACGAGATCGTCCAGGACGCCCACCTGGAGACGGCGGCGGTGGATGCGGACTATGGCCTGGTGGTGAGCGGCGGGCTCATCCAGACGCAGCCAGGAGAAGAGTGA